From a single Pseudomonas triticicola genomic region:
- a CDS encoding excinuclease ABC subunit UvrA: MISKRNSKAPAGMVRVRGAREHNLKNVDVDIPRDALVVFTGVSGSGKSSLAFSTLYAEAQRRYFESVAPYARRLIDQVGVPDVDSIEGLPPAVALQQQRGTPSARSSVGSVTTLSSLIRMLYSRAGRYPPGQPMLYAEDFSPNTPQGACPECHGLGRVYEVTEALMVPDPNLTIRQRAVASWPLAWQGQNLRDILVTMGIDVDIPWKKLPKKQRDWILFTEETPTVPVYAGLTPEETRVALKRKMEPSYQGTFTGARRYILHTFTHSQSALMKKRVSQFMRGSPCPLCEGKRLKREALSVTFAGYDIGELSQMPLLQVAEVLRPVAAANYLEQAEESGDTLSHAQTREARQQRVAHGASGHASAPDVRHTPNLSLEKRLAAQRIAEDLLERVSTLTDLGLGYLALERGTPTLSSGELQRLRLATQLGSQLFGVIYVLDEPSAGLHPADGEALFEALQRLKADGNTLFVVEHDVETMRRADWLIDVGPAAGEKGGRVLYSGPPAGLADVADSQTRAYLFAEKHRPDRAPRKPSGWLKLDGVTRNNLNNLSAEFPLGCFTSVTGVSGSGKSSLVSQALLELVGAQLGRPVAEAESEEPSLEDDTPPPSTGQISAGLESIKRLVQVDQKPIGRTPRSNLATYTGLFDNVRKLFAATPEAQAVGYDAGQFSFNVAKGRCATCEGEGFVSVELLFMPSVYAPCPTCHGARYNPQTLAILWQGLSIAQVLQLTVDEAVSVFAEQAGIRRSLEVLRDIGLGYLRLGQPATELSGGEAQRIKLATELQRSQRGATLYVLDEPTTGLHPRDVDRLLEQLDTLVTAGHTVIVVEHEMRVVAQSDWVIDIGPGAGDQGGRIVAAGTPQKVAASKKSKTAPFLARALSR, from the coding sequence ATGATTTCCAAGCGCAATTCCAAAGCACCCGCCGGCATGGTTCGCGTGCGCGGCGCCCGCGAACATAACCTGAAGAACGTTGATGTCGATATTCCGCGCGATGCGCTGGTGGTGTTCACCGGCGTCTCCGGTTCGGGCAAGTCGTCGCTGGCGTTTTCCACGCTGTATGCCGAGGCCCAGCGGCGTTATTTCGAATCGGTGGCGCCGTACGCGCGGCGGCTGATCGATCAGGTCGGCGTGCCGGATGTCGATTCCATCGAAGGACTGCCACCCGCCGTCGCTTTGCAACAGCAGCGCGGCACGCCGAGCGCGCGTTCGTCGGTGGGCAGCGTGACGACGTTGTCGAGCCTGATCCGCATGCTCTATTCCCGCGCCGGCCGTTATCCGCCGGGGCAGCCGATGTTGTATGCCGAAGACTTTTCACCGAACACACCGCAGGGCGCCTGCCCGGAGTGTCATGGACTTGGTCGCGTCTATGAAGTGACCGAAGCGCTGATGGTGCCGGACCCGAACCTGACCATCCGCCAGCGTGCAGTGGCGTCCTGGCCCTTGGCGTGGCAGGGGCAGAACCTGCGCGACATCCTGGTGACCATGGGCATCGATGTCGACATTCCGTGGAAAAAACTGCCGAAAAAGCAGCGCGACTGGATTCTCTTCACTGAAGAGACGCCGACGGTGCCGGTGTACGCCGGGCTGACCCCGGAAGAAACCCGCGTCGCGCTCAAGCGCAAAATGGAACCGAGTTATCAGGGCACCTTCACCGGCGCGCGGCGCTACATCCTGCACACCTTCACTCACTCGCAAAGTGCGCTGATGAAGAAGCGTGTTTCGCAGTTCATGCGCGGCAGCCCGTGCCCGTTGTGCGAGGGCAAACGGCTCAAGCGCGAGGCGTTGTCGGTAACCTTCGCCGGCTACGACATCGGTGAGCTGTCGCAGATGCCGTTGCTGCAAGTGGCCGAAGTGCTGCGGCCTGTAGCAGCGGCAAATTATCTGGAACAGGCCGAGGAGAGCGGCGACACCCTCAGCCATGCGCAAACCCGCGAGGCCCGTCAGCAGCGTGTCGCCCATGGCGCGAGCGGTCACGCCAGCGCGCCGGACGTGCGCCACACGCCAAACCTGTCGCTGGAGAAACGCTTGGCGGCGCAACGCATCGCTGAGGATTTGCTGGAGCGGGTCAGCACCCTGACCGATCTCGGCCTGGGTTATCTGGCGCTGGAACGCGGTACGCCGACGTTGTCGTCGGGCGAGTTGCAGCGTTTGCGCCTGGCCACGCAATTGGGCTCGCAGCTGTTCGGAGTCATCTATGTGCTGGATGAACCGTCTGCCGGCCTGCATCCGGCGGATGGCGAGGCGCTGTTCGAAGCGTTGCAGCGCTTGAAGGCTGATGGCAACACGCTGTTTGTGGTCGAGCACGATGTCGAGACCATGCGCCGGGCCGACTGGCTGATCGACGTCGGTCCGGCAGCGGGCGAAAAGGGCGGGCGCGTGCTGTACAGCGGTCCGCCTGCGGGACTTGCTGATGTTGCAGATTCACAGACTCGCGCTTATCTGTTTGCCGAAAAGCATCGCCCTGATCGCGCCCCGCGCAAGCCCAGCGGGTGGCTGAAGCTGGACGGCGTCACCCGCAACAACCTGAATAATCTCAGCGCCGAATTCCCCTTGGGCTGTTTCACCTCGGTGACCGGCGTATCGGGTTCTGGCAAATCGAGTCTGGTCAGTCAGGCCTTGCTGGAACTGGTCGGCGCGCAGCTGGGCCGTCCGGTGGCCGAGGCAGAGTCAGAAGAACCGAGTCTGGAAGATGACACGCCGCCGCCCAGCACCGGGCAGATCAGCGCCGGCCTGGAGTCGATCAAACGCCTGGTGCAGGTTGATCAGAAACCCATCGGACGCACGCCGCGCTCCAATCTGGCGACTTACACCGGGTTGTTCGACAACGTGCGCAAGCTGTTCGCCGCGACTCCCGAAGCGCAAGCGGTGGGCTATGACGCAGGGCAGTTTTCTTTCAACGTCGCCAAGGGCCGTTGCGCTACTTGCGAGGGTGAGGGGTTCGTCAGTGTGGAATTGCTGTTCATGCCCAGCGTGTATGCGCCATGCCCGACCTGCCACGGAGCGCGCTACAACCCGCAGACATTGGCGATTCTCTGGCAGGGCTTGAGCATCGCTCAGGTGCTGCAACTGACTGTCGATGAGGCGGTGTCGGTGTTTGCCGAGCAGGCAGGGATTCGTCGTTCGCTGGAGGTGCTGCGCGATATCGGTCTGGGTTACTTGCGCCTCGGGCAACCGGCCACGGAACTGTCCGGTGGTGAGGCGCAACGGATCAAACTGGCGACCGAGTTGCAGCGCAGCCAGCGTGGCGCGACCTTGTATGTGCTGGATGAGCCGACTACGGGATTGCACCCGAGGGATGTCGATCGCTTGCTGGAACAGCTCGATACGCTGGTGACGGCGGGGCACACGGTGATTGTGGTCGAACACGAAATGCGCGTGGTCGCGCAGAGCGACTGGGTGATCGACATCGGCCCAGGGGCCGGCGATCAGGGCGGCAGGATCGTCGCCGCCGGCACACCACAGAAAGTCGCGGCGAGCAAGAAGAGCAAGACTGCGCCGTTTCTGGCTCGGGCTTTGAGCCGATAA
- a CDS encoding ATP-binding protein, which yields MQFLSESHGCEGWKGEMAERIRAFDWSHTELGALAEWPASLCNTVQLMLASPLPMVMLWGHAGYMIYNDAYSEFAGGRHPYLLGVPVELGWPEVAEFNRHVVDTCLAGGTLSYRNKELVLLRDGVPEDVWMDLYYSPVANDEGVPGGVMAMVVETTELVHSERLRQAAEDAYRADNERVRLALNAGALLGSFVWDIKNNRFSADERFARTFSYPPDQDLSDLQQDIAESRIHPDDHPWVQERVAHSVRTGEPYNAEYRVQRGDGQYLWVLASGACEFDEDGRPFRFPGVLIDIHERKNAEESLLKFTRNLEQRVAAEVNARLAAEEQLRQSQKLEAIGGLTGGVAHDFNNLLQVIAGNLHLLARHEPNNANVQRRVGASLAAVERGAKLSSQLLAFARRQPLSPAVCNPEQIFEGVGELLQRALGETIQIDMQLPPQPWHINVDRNQLENAILNLAINARDAMKGEGVIGLSAANVCLDSEYCAGKGIAAGEYVRVAVTDTGVGIAPQMLEQVFEPFFTTKADGQGTGLGLSMVFGFVKQSGGHVEIDSKLGEGTRVQLYFPRSLRPVREETASVGERKSGGHETILVVEDNDAVRASAVELLREEGYRVMTACNGDVAMQMLLEGIEIDLIFTDVVMPGLIKSSDLAAWAKVQTPPVPVLFTSGHTRDIISRDHQLSPDTHLLGKPYSPQALLQMICEVLGT from the coding sequence ATGCAGTTTTTATCCGAAAGCCACGGCTGTGAAGGCTGGAAAGGCGAAATGGCCGAACGCATCCGTGCGTTCGACTGGAGCCACACCGAACTTGGCGCGCTCGCCGAATGGCCGGCCAGCCTGTGCAACACCGTGCAACTGATGCTGGCTTCGCCGTTGCCGATGGTGATGCTGTGGGGGCACGCCGGCTACATGATCTACAACGACGCTTATTCCGAATTTGCCGGTGGCCGCCATCCCTATCTGCTCGGGGTTCCGGTTGAGCTGGGCTGGCCGGAAGTCGCCGAGTTCAACCGTCACGTCGTTGACACCTGCCTAGCCGGTGGCACCTTGTCCTATCGCAACAAAGAGCTGGTATTGCTGCGCGACGGCGTGCCCGAAGACGTCTGGATGGATTTGTATTACAGCCCGGTGGCCAACGACGAAGGCGTGCCCGGCGGCGTCATGGCGATGGTGGTCGAAACCACCGAACTGGTGCATTCCGAGCGCCTGCGTCAGGCGGCCGAAGATGCCTATCGCGCCGACAACGAGCGCGTGCGTCTGGCGCTGAATGCCGGCGCACTGCTTGGCTCGTTTGTCTGGGACATCAAGAACAATCGCTTCTCCGCTGACGAACGTTTCGCCCGCACCTTTTCCTATCCGCCGGATCAGGACCTGAGCGATCTGCAACAGGACATCGCCGAATCGCGCATTCACCCTGACGACCACCCATGGGTCCAGGAGCGGGTCGCCCACTCTGTGCGCACTGGCGAACCCTATAACGCCGAATACCGTGTGCAGCGCGGCGATGGCCAATATCTGTGGGTGCTGGCCAGTGGTGCCTGCGAGTTCGATGAAGACGGAAGGCCGTTTCGCTTCCCCGGTGTGCTGATCGACATCCATGAGCGCAAGAATGCCGAAGAATCACTGCTCAAATTCACCCGCAACCTCGAACAGCGCGTGGCCGCCGAGGTGAATGCGCGGCTGGCGGCTGAGGAACAACTTCGCCAGTCGCAGAAACTCGAAGCCATCGGCGGCCTGACCGGTGGTGTTGCCCATGACTTCAACAATCTGCTGCAAGTGATCGCCGGCAACCTGCATCTGCTCGCTCGGCATGAGCCCAACAATGCCAACGTGCAGCGCCGGGTCGGGGCTTCGCTGGCTGCGGTCGAGCGCGGGGCCAAACTGTCTTCGCAATTGCTCGCATTTGCCCGCCGGCAACCGCTGTCACCGGCCGTGTGCAACCCAGAACAGATTTTCGAAGGCGTTGGCGAGTTGCTGCAACGCGCCTTGGGCGAAACCATTCAGATCGACATGCAACTGCCGCCGCAGCCGTGGCATATCAACGTCGACCGCAACCAACTGGAAAACGCGATTCTCAATCTGGCCATCAACGCCCGCGACGCGATGAAGGGCGAGGGCGTCATCGGCCTCAGTGCCGCCAATGTCTGCCTGGACAGCGAATATTGCGCCGGCAAGGGCATAGCGGCCGGTGAGTATGTTCGCGTGGCGGTCACCGACACCGGCGTGGGTATTGCCCCACAAATGCTGGAACAGGTTTTCGAACCGTTCTTCACCACCAAGGCCGACGGCCAGGGCACCGGGCTCGGTCTGAGCATGGTTTTCGGCTTCGTCAAACAGAGTGGCGGCCACGTCGAGATCGACAGCAAGCTCGGCGAAGGCACGCGGGTGCAGTTGTATTTCCCGCGCAGTCTGCGTCCGGTTCGCGAAGAGACCGCCAGTGTCGGCGAACGCAAGAGCGGCGGCCACGAAACCATTCTGGTGGTGGAAGACAATGACGCGGTGCGCGCTTCGGCGGTGGAGTTGCTGCGCGAGGAAGGCTATCGGGTGATGACCGCGTGCAATGGCGACGTGGCCATGCAGATGTTGCTGGAAGGCATCGAGATCGATCTGATCTTCACCGACGTGGTCATGCCCGGCCTGATCAAGAGCTCCGATCTCGCTGCTTGGGCCAAGGTGCAGACACCGCCGGTGCCAGTGCTGTTCACTTCCGGGCATACCCGCGACATCATTTCCCGCGACCACCAACTCAGCCCCGATACCCATCTGCTCGGCAAACCCTACAGCCCGCAAGCTTTACTGCAGATGATTTGCGAGGTGCTCGGCACCTGA
- a CDS encoding GntR family transcriptional regulator translates to MSEKKLETTVDRVYQGVYAAISKRSLRPGMKLGEASLAELFNVSRTSVRAALKQLEADGLVTTEPNKGASVSLPSDAELRSLFETRRLIEIGIVTELCRRRDSVAMQDLREHLLLEDAAHAAGDHERLIHLLGEFHLKLARSLNNPVLLDWFQKLISRASLYAAALDDDSHQACRDDEHLRLLEYIEAGNQSAAIELTCTHLNGIEKAILDVAAKMKTGYHPLKHLIGV, encoded by the coding sequence ATGAGCGAAAAGAAGCTGGAAACCACGGTCGATCGCGTCTACCAAGGGGTTTACGCGGCGATCAGCAAGCGTTCGTTGCGCCCGGGCATGAAGCTGGGCGAGGCCTCGCTGGCCGAGCTGTTCAATGTCAGCCGCACCTCGGTGCGTGCTGCGCTCAAGCAGTTGGAAGCCGATGGTCTGGTCACCACCGAGCCCAACAAAGGTGCATCGGTGTCGCTGCCCAGTGACGCAGAGCTGCGTTCCTTGTTCGAAACCCGGCGTCTGATCGAGATCGGCATCGTCACCGAACTGTGCCGGCGTAGAGACAGCGTTGCCATGCAGGATCTGCGTGAGCACTTGTTACTGGAAGACGCCGCCCATGCGGCCGGCGACCATGAACGGTTGATCCATCTCCTCGGCGAATTCCACCTCAAACTGGCGCGCAGCCTGAACAATCCGGTGCTGCTTGACTGGTTCCAGAAGCTGATCTCGCGGGCCTCGCTGTATGCCGCCGCGCTCGATGACGACAGCCACCAGGCTTGCCGCGACGATGAACACCTGCGTTTGCTTGAGTACATCGAAGCCGGTAATCAGAGCGCCGCGATCGAACTGACCTGCACGCACCTCAATGGAATCGAGAAGGCGATCCTCGACGTCGCGGCGAAAATGAAAACCGGCTATCACCCACTCAAGCACTTGATTGGCGTCTGA
- a CDS encoding error-prone DNA polymerase, with product MSADYAELHCLSNFSFQRGASSALELFQRAKKHGYQALAITDECTLAGIVRAWQAAKSVELPLIIGSEIRIDNGPKLVLLVENLAGYQALCGLITQARRRTQKGQYQVQREDFAEALPGLLVLWVPDSVDDREEGRWLKQTFGDRLWLTVQLHRGQNDQQRLSALLALAAELQIPAVASGDVHMHARGRRALQDTMTAIRHHVPVAEAGLRLHPNGERHLRCLDELRALYPPDLLEASLKLARRCTFDLSELRYQYPKELVPEGHSASSWLRHLTEEGIAWRWPKGPQAKVLKQIDDELQLIAELGYESYFLTVHDVVRFARTQKILCQGRGSAANSAVCYALGITEIDPERTTLLFERFMSKERNEPPDIDVDFEHERREEVLQYVFNRYGRRRAALTAVVSTYHATGAVRDVAKALGLPPDQINALADCCGRWSDETPPLERLREGGFDPESPVLRRVLSLTGQLIGFPRHLSQHPGGFVISEQPLDTLVPVENAAMADRTIIQWDKDDLDAVGLLKVDILALGMLSAIRRCFDLLRRHRDLNLTLATIPAEDKPTYAMISRADTVGVFQIESRAQMSMLPRLKPKTFYDLVIEVAIVRPGPIQGGMVHPYLRRRNNEEAETYPSPALEVVLKRTLGVPLFQEQVMQIAIVAADYSPGDADQLRRSMAAWKRHGGLEPHKERLAAGMKKNGYTPEFAAQIFEQIKGFGSYGFPESHAASFALLTYASCWLKCHEPAAFACALINSWPMGFYSPDQILQDARRHQLQIRPVDVRASEWDCSLEPLSAGQPAIRMGLRMIKGFREEDARRIEAARRHGAFADVADLGERAALDSRAQALLADSGALRGLAGHRHRARWEVAGVQKQLGLFAGLPNEEEVKIVLPKPSVGEDLHADYATVGTTLGPHPLALLRGELQARRCRSSRELMDVEHGRPVSVAGLVTGRQRPGTASGVTFVTLEDEFGNVNVVVWRDLAERQRQVLVGSQLLKVDGRWEREGDVRHLIAGRMSDLSPLLNGIHVQSRDFH from the coding sequence ATGAGTGCCGATTACGCCGAACTGCATTGCCTGTCGAACTTCAGTTTCCAGCGCGGAGCCTCGAGCGCGCTGGAACTGTTTCAGCGGGCGAAAAAGCACGGCTATCAGGCGCTGGCGATCACCGACGAATGTACCCTGGCCGGCATCGTTCGTGCGTGGCAAGCGGCGAAGTCCGTTGAGTTGCCGCTAATCATCGGCAGCGAGATACGCATCGACAACGGCCCGAAACTGGTGCTGCTGGTGGAAAACCTTGCCGGTTATCAGGCCTTGTGCGGCTTGATCACCCAGGCTCGGCGGCGTACGCAGAAAGGCCAGTATCAGGTGCAGCGGGAAGACTTCGCCGAAGCGCTGCCGGGTTTGCTGGTGTTGTGGGTGCCGGATTCAGTGGATGACCGGGAAGAAGGGCGCTGGCTGAAACAAACCTTCGGCGACCGCCTGTGGCTCACGGTGCAACTGCATCGCGGGCAGAACGATCAGCAGCGACTATCGGCATTGTTGGCTCTGGCGGCTGAGTTGCAGATTCCAGCCGTGGCCAGCGGCGATGTGCACATGCACGCCCGGGGGCGCCGTGCCTTGCAGGACACCATGACCGCGATCCGTCATCACGTCCCCGTGGCCGAAGCGGGTCTGCGCCTGCACCCCAATGGCGAGCGGCATTTGCGTTGCCTCGATGAGCTGCGCGCCCTGTATCCGCCGGACTTGCTCGAAGCGTCGCTAAAACTGGCCAGACGCTGCACCTTCGATCTGAGCGAGCTGCGCTATCAGTACCCGAAAGAGCTGGTGCCCGAGGGCCACAGTGCCAGTTCCTGGTTGCGCCATCTGACCGAGGAGGGCATTGCCTGGCGCTGGCCGAAAGGGCCTCAGGCCAAGGTGCTCAAGCAGATCGATGACGAGCTGCAATTGATCGCCGAGCTCGGCTACGAAAGCTATTTCCTCACCGTGCACGACGTGGTGCGCTTTGCCCGCACACAGAAAATCCTCTGTCAGGGCCGTGGTTCGGCAGCCAACTCGGCGGTGTGTTATGCCTTGGGCATCACCGAAATCGACCCGGAGCGCACCACCCTATTGTTCGAACGTTTCATGTCCAAAGAGCGCAACGAGCCGCCGGACATCGATGTCGATTTCGAGCACGAGCGCCGCGAAGAAGTCCTGCAATACGTGTTCAACCGTTACGGCCGGCGTCGTGCGGCGCTGACGGCGGTGGTCAGCACCTATCACGCCACCGGTGCCGTGCGCGATGTGGCCAAGGCCCTCGGCCTGCCGCCGGATCAGATCAACGCGCTGGCCGACTGCTGCGGGCGCTGGAGCGATGAGACGCCGCCGCTGGAACGTTTGCGTGAAGGCGGCTTCGACCCGGAGAGTCCGGTGCTGCGCCGGGTGCTGAGCCTGACCGGGCAACTGATCGGCTTCCCCCGGCATCTGTCGCAGCATCCCGGCGGTTTTGTGATTTCCGAGCAGCCGCTGGACACCTTGGTGCCGGTCGAAAACGCGGCAATGGCCGACCGCACCATCATTCAGTGGGACAAGGACGACCTCGATGCGGTCGGCCTGCTCAAGGTGGATATCCTCGCCTTGGGCATGCTCAGCGCGATTCGCCGCTGCTTCGACCTGCTGCGCCGGCATCGTGATCTGAACCTGACGCTCGCGACGATCCCCGCCGAAGACAAACCGACCTACGCAATGATCAGCCGCGCCGATACCGTCGGCGTGTTCCAGATCGAGTCGCGGGCGCAGATGTCGATGCTGCCGCGCCTGAAGCCTAAGACCTTCTACGATCTGGTGATTGAAGTGGCGATCGTCCGGCCCGGGCCGATTCAGGGCGGCATGGTTCATCCGTATCTGCGCCGACGTAATAACGAAGAGGCGGAAACCTATCCGTCGCCGGCGCTCGAAGTCGTACTCAAAAGAACCCTTGGCGTGCCGTTGTTCCAGGAACAGGTCATGCAGATCGCCATCGTTGCTGCCGACTATAGCCCCGGCGACGCCGATCAGTTGCGCCGCTCGATGGCAGCTTGGAAACGCCATGGCGGACTGGAGCCGCACAAGGAACGCCTCGCCGCCGGCATGAAAAAGAACGGCTACACACCGGAATTCGCTGCGCAGATCTTCGAGCAGATCAAAGGCTTCGGCAGTTACGGCTTCCCCGAATCCCACGCCGCCAGTTTTGCCTTGCTGACCTACGCCAGTTGCTGGCTCAAGTGTCACGAGCCGGCAGCGTTCGCCTGCGCATTGATCAACAGTTGGCCGATGGGCTTTTACAGCCCGGACCAGATTCTGCAGGATGCGCGTCGGCACCAATTGCAGATCCGTCCGGTGGACGTGCGCGCCAGCGAGTGGGATTGCAGCCTCGAACCGCTGAGTGCCGGGCAACCGGCGATTCGCATGGGCCTGCGCATGATCAAGGGCTTTCGCGAAGAAGATGCCCGGCGCATCGAAGCCGCGCGCCGCCACGGGGCGTTTGCCGATGTTGCCGATTTGGGCGAGCGCGCCGCTCTCGACAGTCGTGCGCAGGCCTTGCTGGCAGACTCCGGCGCTTTGCGTGGCCTGGCCGGGCATCGCCATCGCGCGCGCTGGGAAGTGGCCGGGGTGCAGAAACAGCTAGGCCTGTTCGCCGGCCTGCCCAACGAGGAAGAAGTCAAAATCGTCCTGCCCAAACCCAGCGTTGGCGAAGACCTGCATGCTGATTACGCCACGGTGGGGACGACGCTGGGGCCGCACCCGTTGGCATTGCTGCGTGGCGAGTTGCAGGCCCGGCGCTGCCGCAGCTCGCGGGAATTGATGGATGTTGAACATGGCCGGCCCGTGAGCGTGGCCGGCCTGGTTACCGGCCGACAGCGACCCGGTACGGCCAGCGGGGTGACGTTCGTGACCCTGGAAGACGAGTTCGGCAACGTCAACGTGGTGGTCTGGCGTGACCTGGCCGAGCGTCAGCGCCAAGTGCTGGTGGGGTCGCAATTGCTCAAGGTCGACGGCCGCTGGGAACGCGAAGGCGATGTGCGCCACCTGATCGCCGGGCGCATGAGCGACCTGAGCCCGCTGCTCAACGGCATTCACGTGCAGAGCCGCGATTTCCACTGA